In Cloacibacterium caeni, a single window of DNA contains:
- a CDS encoding exo-beta-N-acetylmuramidase NamZ family protein — MNLSVKIKDLVLIMLMIFGLQSCSTQKNNANPTPEPVKTVEIALEKPKNKEENCFKNAADRPELYLPLLKNKTVAIVANQTSLLADKTHLVDFLVQNNIKIKHIFAPEHGFRGTADAGEHVKNGIDTKTGLPIISLYGDNKKPKSEQLQGVDIVLFDIQDVGVRFYTYISTLTYVMEAAAENGKEIIVLDRPNPHDGYTDGPVLKEKWTSFVGLHKVPVVYGLTIGEYGKMVNGEKWMKNAVQVKYTLIPMLNYHKNKRYPISEKPSPNLPNDQSINLYPSLCFFEGTQVSVGRGTDSPFQVYGSPWLKNQEFSFTPKPTSGAKDPFLYGKLCYGKDLRQFPEIKGKLDLSFVIDAYQNFDKKTQDFFLKNLWFDTLAGTDEFRKQIISGTPEAEIKKSWQKDLENFEKIRRKYILYEN, encoded by the coding sequence ATGAATTTAAGTGTCAAAATTAAAGATTTAGTTCTTATTATGCTAATGATTTTTGGGTTACAAAGTTGTAGCACTCAAAAAAACAATGCAAATCCCACTCCAGAACCTGTAAAAACGGTAGAAATTGCCTTAGAAAAACCAAAAAATAAAGAAGAAAATTGTTTCAAAAACGCTGCAGACAGACCAGAACTCTATTTGCCTCTTCTGAAAAATAAAACTGTTGCAATAGTTGCCAATCAAACCAGTTTATTGGCAGACAAAACGCATTTGGTAGATTTTTTGGTTCAAAATAATATCAAAATCAAACATATTTTCGCACCAGAACACGGTTTCCGTGGAACTGCAGATGCTGGTGAACATGTAAAAAACGGAATTGATACCAAAACAGGTTTACCGATTATTTCACTATATGGCGACAATAAAAAACCAAAATCTGAACAATTACAAGGCGTAGATATTGTGCTTTTTGACATTCAAGATGTGGGCGTAAGATTTTACACGTACATTTCTACACTCACTTACGTAATGGAAGCTGCCGCAGAAAATGGCAAAGAAATCATTGTTCTAGACCGCCCGAATCCTCATGATGGTTATACAGACGGACCAGTTTTGAAGGAAAAATGGACGAGTTTCGTAGGATTACACAAAGTTCCTGTAGTCTATGGATTAACGATTGGCGAATACGGAAAAATGGTGAATGGTGAAAAATGGATGAAAAATGCAGTGCAGGTAAAATATACACTCATCCCAATGCTGAATTATCATAAAAACAAAAGATATCCAATTTCAGAAAAACCTTCGCCTAATTTACCGAATGATCAATCTATCAATCTCTATCCTAGCCTTTGTTTCTTCGAAGGAACGCAGGTTTCAGTAGGAAGAGGAACAGATTCTCCTTTTCAAGTGTATGGAAGTCCTTGGTTAAAAAATCAGGAATTTTCTTTCACTCCTAAACCCACTTCAGGTGCAAAAGATCCATTCTTATATGGTAAATTGTGCTACGGGAAAGATTTACGTCAATTCCCAGAAATTAAAGGAAAATTAGATTTAAGTTTCGTGATCGATGCATATCAAAATTTTGACAAAAAAACTCAAGATTTCTTCTTAAAAAACCTTTGGTTTGATACTTTGGCAGGAACAGATGAATTTCGCAAACAAATTATTTCGGGAACTCCAGAAGCAGAAATTAAAAAATCTTGGCAAAAAGATTTAGAAAACTTCGAGAAAATCCGTCGCAAATATATTCTCTACGAAAACTAG
- a CDS encoding sulfite exporter TauE/SafE family protein, with protein sequence MDFFSDYSLYTLFFLAAFAFIAGFLDAIVGGGGLIQLPALLIQFPQLALPSLFGTNKIAALSGTSIAAVQYAKRIRFNWKVLLSISLFSFLFSFLGARTVSYLDSEALKPLILIILIAIAIYTFIKKDLGNVATKDLSTAKKMIFGAVIGAVIGFYDGFFGPGTGSFFVLAFVVILGFDFLSASAYAKVVNCITNISALLVFVRHGNYLLEIAILMAIFNVLGNFLGTKIAFKKGNGFIRIVFLIIVMLMILRYSKEVFWT encoded by the coding sequence ATGGATTTTTTCTCTGATTACAGTCTTTATACACTATTCTTTTTAGCTGCATTTGCCTTTATTGCGGGGTTTTTAGATGCAATAGTTGGCGGTGGTGGTTTGATACAATTGCCCGCTTTGTTGATTCAGTTTCCTCAATTAGCATTGCCTTCACTTTTTGGAACCAATAAAATCGCAGCGCTTTCTGGAACCAGCATTGCAGCGGTACAATATGCCAAAAGAATTCGCTTCAACTGGAAAGTTTTGCTTTCTATCTCGCTTTTTTCCTTCCTGTTTTCATTTTTGGGAGCGAGAACAGTGAGTTACTTGGATTCTGAAGCATTAAAACCTTTAATTTTAATTATTCTGATTGCGATTGCGATTTATACTTTCATCAAAAAAGATTTAGGAAATGTCGCGACCAAAGATTTAAGCACCGCTAAAAAAATGATCTTCGGAGCAGTGATTGGAGCGGTAATTGGTTTCTACGATGGATTTTTCGGACCGGGAACAGGAAGTTTTTTTGTTTTGGCTTTCGTGGTGATTTTAGGATTTGATTTTCTTTCGGCTTCTGCTTATGCTAAAGTGGTGAACTGCATCACCAATATTTCAGCGCTTTTGGTTTTCGTGAGACACGGAAATTATTTGTTAGAAATAGCCATCTTAATGGCCATTTTCAATGTTTTAGGAAACTTTCTAGGAACAAAAATTGCCTTTAAAAAAGGCAATGGATTTATCAGAATTGTATTTTTAATTATCGTAATGCTGATGATTTTACGATACAGCAAAGAAGTTTTTTGGACTTAA
- a CDS encoding DUF3575 domain-containing protein, protein MLLKNYYFLILFSIGINVSAQTYVKVNGFTLPALMLNAGIETKLTDKTTFQADVFVSPWKSLFGNRMLFAIGTLEYRYYFTESFKNWYVAANTGVSIYKMQKYNHLNLGIHQEGYSILLGGTVGYVVKVNDKINLDIFLGGGNAQSKYRSYYNAFPDIRADKEEGASINGSGEWIPYKGGVMISYQIK, encoded by the coding sequence ATGCTTTTAAAAAATTACTATTTTCTCATACTCTTTAGTATTGGAATAAATGTTAGTGCGCAAACGTATGTTAAAGTCAATGGTTTTACCCTTCCTGCACTGATGTTAAACGCAGGAATAGAAACGAAACTTACGGATAAAACTACTTTTCAAGCAGATGTTTTTGTTTCCCCTTGGAAATCACTTTTCGGAAATAGAATGCTTTTTGCTATAGGTACCTTAGAATATCGTTATTATTTTACCGAAAGTTTTAAAAATTGGTATGTGGCTGCTAATACAGGAGTGTCGATTTATAAAATGCAAAAGTATAACCATCTTAATTTGGGAATTCATCAAGAAGGATATTCTATACTTTTAGGCGGAACTGTAGGTTATGTAGTAAAAGTGAATGATAAAATAAACTTAGATATATTTTTAGGTGGTGGCAATGCACAATCTAAATATAGATCTTATTATAATGCTTTCCCAGACATAAGAGCAGACAAAGAAGAAGGAGCTTCTATTAACGGAAGTGGAGAATGGATTCCTTATAAGGGTGGCGTAATGATTTCTTATCAAATTAAATAA
- a CDS encoding thioredoxin family protein, producing the protein MKKIIPFLFLLISTTLFSQDGIKFGKQSFAKTLEQAKKENKLIFLDAFASWCGPCKLLDKNVFPKKEVGDYFNANFLNLHIDMEKGEGIEIAKKYSIYSYPTLLFIDGDGKVVYKAAGYMSPQELISIAKEALNPENTLENKIAKFEAGEKDPEFLMGLIKNTYSSDFSLAQKVATRYFQTRTDATYSKEEAGMLLFFTKTIDDDLYKIFTAKKAELSQQIPESYLAEYDKQLKLNTVLQKSFDANTQSINEQVFLAEGTKIYGEKEANQLLNKINMDLFFTQKKYDDYAKSALNYYQNPKDFATDELNNVAWNFYLYVADKTLLTQVTQLCLEGLKKEENSQNTDTLANIYYKLGDNKNAKLWAKKSIEIAKAKGDEYASTEELLKKIN; encoded by the coding sequence ATGAAAAAAATTATACCGTTCCTTTTCTTGTTGATTTCTACAACACTTTTTTCTCAAGATGGAATAAAATTCGGAAAACAGTCTTTTGCTAAAACATTAGAACAAGCCAAAAAAGAAAATAAACTCATTTTTTTAGATGCTTTTGCTTCATGGTGTGGTCCGTGTAAATTGTTAGACAAAAATGTATTTCCTAAAAAAGAAGTGGGCGATTATTTCAATGCCAATTTCCTGAATCTTCACATTGACATGGAAAAAGGGGAAGGAATAGAAATTGCAAAAAAATACAGCATTTATTCTTATCCTACATTGCTATTCATAGACGGAGACGGAAAAGTGGTGTATAAAGCTGCAGGTTACATGAGTCCACAAGAACTCATCAGTATTGCCAAAGAAGCCTTGAATCCAGAAAATACTTTAGAAAATAAAATAGCGAAGTTTGAAGCGGGAGAAAAAGACCCAGAATTTTTGATGGGACTGATTAAAAACACGTATTCATCAGATTTTTCTTTGGCACAAAAAGTAGCTACCCGTTATTTCCAAACGAGAACGGACGCTACTTATTCTAAAGAAGAAGCAGGAATGTTGTTGTTTTTTACCAAAACCATAGATGATGATTTGTATAAAATCTTCACGGCAAAAAAGGCAGAACTTTCACAGCAAATTCCAGAAAGTTATTTGGCGGAATATGATAAGCAACTCAAATTGAACACGGTTTTACAAAAATCTTTCGATGCCAATACACAAAGTATTAATGAACAAGTTTTTTTAGCAGAAGGAACAAAAATTTATGGTGAAAAAGAAGCAAATCAACTTTTGAATAAAATCAATATGGATTTGTTTTTTACTCAAAAAAAATACGATGATTATGCTAAATCAGCTTTGAATTATTATCAAAATCCAAAAGATTTTGCCACTGACGAACTCAATAATGTCGCTTGGAATTTTTATCTCTATGTTGCAGATAAAACTTTGTTGACTCAAGTGACGCAATTGTGTTTAGAAGGACTAAAAAAAGAAGAAAATAGCCAGAATACAGATACTTTAGCCAATATTTATTATAAATTGGGAGATAATAAAAATGCTAAACTTTGGGCAAAAAAATCTATCGAAATTGCTAAAGCAAAAGGAGATGAATATGCATCAACTGAAGAATTATTAAAAAAGATAAATTAA
- a CDS encoding response regulator: MKILVTEKNEIIRNLILHILTKEGYDLKLASNGKEAFTFLSEEKFDIIISNIHLQYYSGFELITFIKSNAHLKDTKIVILSDNFTPENILRLYKMGIDDMIEKPFTPMEMICRLGKLSELITKEKNLGKFTS, translated from the coding sequence ATGAAAATATTGGTTACGGAAAAGAATGAGATAATAAGAAACCTAATTTTACACATTCTCACAAAAGAAGGTTATGATCTAAAGTTAGCTTCTAACGGAAAAGAAGCATTTACTTTTTTGTCTGAAGAAAAATTTGACATAATAATTTCAAATATTCACTTACAATACTATTCTGGATTCGAACTTATTACTTTTATTAAATCTAATGCACATTTAAAAGACACCAAAATTGTAATTTTATCTGACAATTTTACTCCAGAAAACATTTTAAGACTCTACAAAATGGGAATAGATGACATGATTGAAAAACCATTTACTCCTATGGAAATGATTTGTAGACTAGGAAAATTATCAGAATTAATAACTAAAGAAAAAAATCTTGGGAAATTTACTTCATAA
- a CDS encoding HEAT repeat domain-containing protein, with protein MGNLLHNIPTYLLDFFLFNIIVINIGMFLVFIYNIPVLINSNNNKKLRNIFSEILSEIILLENYENTEKIKILKKLKVQKNRRIRTIFIKVLKEYTIFLKGTEFATLTDVYKSLGLHVKDIKDLDSIFATRVLEALDRLNRFKIVVNRTKIKKLQKHKNSDIRELANAYTLNIYDSDDIYDFFDFTTEPFTPWQQLEYFQLITNRPLAPKADFGKWINPKYENSIINLSLDLVAYYHQETAIEPIHSMIKIDHTKMRRKMIRTLGILNQKQSIDVLMDLYIEEDDMKCKTEIIKSLGYMGYKNEKVIHFLEELLKTEFHTNFRKAILIALSRATASESILENKIYRYELEKTVPNEQKIL; from the coding sequence TTGGGAAATTTACTTCATAATATACCTACCTATCTATTAGATTTTTTCTTATTCAATATTATTGTAATTAATATTGGAATGTTTCTCGTATTTATCTATAACATTCCTGTATTAATCAATAGCAATAACAATAAAAAACTAAGAAATATTTTCAGCGAAATTCTTAGCGAAATTATTCTTTTAGAAAATTACGAAAACACAGAAAAAATAAAAATTTTAAAAAAATTAAAAGTTCAAAAAAACCGAAGAATCAGAACTATATTTATAAAAGTTTTAAAAGAATACACGATATTTTTAAAGGGCACCGAATTTGCTACTCTTACTGATGTTTATAAATCTTTAGGACTGCATGTAAAAGATATAAAAGATTTAGACAGTATTTTCGCTACAAGGGTTTTAGAAGCATTAGATCGTCTTAATAGATTTAAAATTGTTGTCAACCGAACAAAAATCAAAAAGTTACAAAAGCATAAAAATTCTGACATACGAGAACTTGCCAACGCTTATACCCTCAATATTTATGACAGTGATGACATTTATGATTTTTTTGATTTTACAACAGAACCTTTCACACCATGGCAGCAATTAGAATATTTTCAATTAATCACTAATAGGCCTCTTGCGCCTAAAGCCGATTTCGGCAAATGGATTAATCCCAAATATGAAAATTCAATAATAAACTTATCATTAGATTTGGTTGCTTACTATCATCAAGAGACTGCTATTGAGCCTATCCATAGCATGATTAAGATAGACCACACCAAAATGAGACGTAAAATGATTAGAACGCTTGGTATTCTAAATCAAAAACAGTCTATTGATGTTTTGATGGATCTTTATATTGAAGAGGATGATATGAAATGTAAAACAGAAATTATTAAAAGTCTTGGATACATGGGATATAAAAATGAAAAAGTAATTCACTTTTTAGAAGAATTACTTAAAACAGAATTCCACACCAACTTTAGAAAGGCTATTTTAATTGCTTTATCAAGAGCTACAGCTTCAGAATCTATTTTAGAAAATAAAATATATCGTTATGAGCTTGAAAAAACAGTTCCTAACGAACAAAAAATTTTATAA
- a CDS encoding glycosyltransferase family 2 protein — protein MEDILYTALDYYKGIEFSDFYNSSMRAAAIGMFLSLFLTNLLSFLAIKKYLFKRKFSQSKKLALMNHAPGISMITGAYNESVTIIDNVHSLLSINYHKFELVVVNDGSSDDTLDKLIKEFKLEETKYIFETIVQSSPIRGIYRSTDMAYKNLVVIDKFNGGGKADAINAGLNIAKYDYFLNIDVDCVLDFDTLLIMMDVVLNEKKRCIGVGATLRMSNSSFVNRGTMENVGVPKNILVRFQELEYIRSFVLGKMAWSYLNAVPNISGGLGLFDKEIVLKIGGYDKNSLGEDMDLVFRMVGYMQETNQPYCVRSVPRTLCWTEGPETLKILVRQRIRWSRGLFQILKKNKKVFLNPKYGRMGFIIFPYNLFFEFLSPFVEFIGIFVLIYNYFYDPVAFMNILYLIIAVISFYIGLSFSAVFLDRKVFNYYKNGFVTLGISAMAILEPFIYHPIIVYCSLKGYYDELTGKKKKWGVMTRKGFNKTN, from the coding sequence ATGGAAGACATTTTATATACAGCATTAGATTATTATAAAGGAATAGAATTTTCTGATTTTTACAACTCTTCTATGAGAGCTGCTGCTATAGGAATGTTCTTGAGCCTATTTTTGACCAATTTACTATCATTTCTAGCAATAAAAAAATACCTTTTCAAAAGAAAATTTTCTCAGAGCAAAAAACTGGCTTTAATGAATCATGCTCCTGGAATAAGTATGATAACTGGAGCTTATAACGAATCTGTAACCATTATAGATAATGTACACTCATTACTTTCTATCAATTATCATAAATTCGAACTTGTAGTAGTAAATGACGGAAGTAGCGATGATACATTAGACAAATTGATTAAAGAATTTAAACTAGAAGAGACCAAATATATTTTTGAAACAATAGTACAATCTTCGCCCATTAGAGGTATCTATCGCTCTACAGATATGGCCTACAAAAATCTCGTAGTGATTGATAAATTTAATGGTGGTGGTAAAGCCGACGCCATCAATGCAGGACTTAATATCGCTAAATACGACTATTTTTTAAATATAGATGTAGATTGCGTTTTGGATTTTGATACTTTACTCATTATGATGGATGTAGTACTTAATGAGAAAAAAAGATGTATAGGAGTAGGAGCTACTCTAAGAATGTCTAATTCTAGCTTTGTAAACAGAGGTACTATGGAAAATGTAGGCGTTCCTAAAAATATATTGGTAAGGTTTCAGGAATTAGAATACATCCGTTCTTTTGTACTGGGAAAAATGGCATGGTCTTATTTGAATGCAGTTCCTAATATTTCTGGAGGTTTAGGTTTGTTTGACAAAGAAATTGTATTAAAAATTGGGGGTTATGATAAAAATTCTTTGGGCGAAGACATGGACTTAGTTTTTAGGATGGTAGGTTACATGCAAGAGACCAATCAGCCTTATTGTGTAAGAAGTGTCCCCAGAACTCTTTGCTGGACAGAAGGTCCAGAAACATTAAAAATACTTGTAAGACAACGTATAAGATGGTCTAGAGGCTTGTTTCAAATATTGAAAAAGAATAAAAAAGTATTCCTTAACCCTAAATATGGAAGAATGGGATTTATTATTTTTCCTTATAATTTATTCTTTGAATTTTTGTCTCCATTTGTAGAATTCATAGGCATTTTTGTTTTAATTTACAATTATTTCTATGACCCTGTAGCATTTATGAATATTCTTTACCTTATAATAGCAGTCATAAGTTTTTATATAGGATTAAGCTTCTCCGCTGTTTTTTTAGATCGAAAGGTATTTAACTATTATAAGAATGGTTTTGTAACGCTTGGCATCTCTGCAATGGCAATATTAGAACCATTTATATATCATCCTATTATAGTATATTGCAGTTTAAAAGGATATTATGATGAACTTACAGGCAAGAAAAAGAAATGGGGAGTGATGACAAGAAAAGGCTTTAACAAAACAAATTAA
- a CDS encoding YaiO family outer membrane beta-barrel protein produces MEQLWKKKSVTFLAIIFSGFIFAQNHSDSIKIKQSVIKENPTDSLKAPLNQVGLSQVQSIYSGGISTMSTTSLHYMRKTKNQKLTFIGRVNLKSRVEITSLKYDVEVYAKHGKNHYSFIGASVSDQKLFPNYELFYSFYTNLGKGWELETGTKFLAAENFDLVTPILGITKETDHNRISLRNFISFSQGNTYYSNMLQWRNFFNEKRDNFSVVTGFGNAPDSRNIDLAQDFITNKTFFAGLGYEKNFKPFKISATSVYNKNQYSTGRTFNQYDIYLTLMYDF; encoded by the coding sequence ATGGAACAACTTTGGAAGAAAAAAAGCGTAACTTTTTTAGCAATTATTTTTAGCGGTTTTATCTTTGCTCAAAATCACAGTGATTCTATAAAAATTAAACAATCTGTAATCAAAGAAAATCCAACAGATTCTTTAAAAGCACCACTTAATCAAGTAGGTCTCTCCCAAGTACAAAGCATTTATAGTGGTGGAATTTCTACCATGAGCACTACTTCTCTGCACTACATGAGAAAAACTAAAAACCAAAAATTAACCTTTATAGGTAGAGTAAACCTAAAATCTAGAGTAGAAATCACCAGCTTAAAATATGACGTAGAAGTCTACGCAAAACATGGTAAAAACCATTATTCATTTATCGGAGCAAGTGTATCTGACCAAAAACTATTTCCTAATTATGAACTGTTCTACTCATTTTACACTAATCTAGGAAAAGGCTGGGAATTAGAAACAGGAACTAAGTTTTTAGCTGCAGAAAACTTTGATTTGGTAACACCCATTTTAGGAATCACAAAAGAAACCGACCACAACAGAATCAGTCTCAGAAATTTCATCAGCTTCAGCCAAGGAAATACTTACTATTCTAACATGCTACAGTGGCGTAACTTTTTCAATGAAAAAAGAGATAATTTTTCTGTAGTGACTGGTTTTGGTAACGCTCCAGACAGTAGAAACATAGACCTTGCACAAGATTTTATTACCAACAAAACATTTTTTGCGGGATTAGGATACGAAAAGAACTTCAAGCCCTTTAAAATTTCTGCTACCTCCGTTTATAACAAAAATCAATACAGCACTGGTAGAACATTTAATCAGTATGATATCTATCTTACATTAATGTATGATTTCTAA
- a CDS encoding thioredoxin family protein, which produces MKTTLSMLFLWVFSFSFSQVNWMTMEQALTAQKTNPKKILIDFYADWCGPCKLMDKQTYSHPIISKYINENFYAVKFNAEGNQTVNFYDRVFTNPDFANKAESKNAMHQFAKFMNVNGYPALVFLDENAQPITNLMGYFSAKELEPYITMFSKGEYKNIKTREQWENYQKKFKSKIKE; this is translated from the coding sequence ATGAAAACTACTTTATCGATGTTATTTCTTTGGGTGTTCAGTTTTTCCTTTTCACAAGTGAATTGGATGACGATGGAACAAGCGTTAACTGCTCAAAAAACCAATCCAAAAAAGATTCTCATCGATTTTTATGCAGATTGGTGTGGACCGTGTAAATTGATGGATAAACAGACCTATTCACATCCTATTATTTCGAAATACATCAATGAAAATTTTTATGCTGTAAAATTCAACGCAGAAGGCAATCAGACGGTTAATTTTTACGACAGAGTTTTTACCAATCCAGATTTTGCTAACAAGGCAGAAAGCAAAAATGCAATGCACCAGTTCGCGAAGTTTATGAATGTCAATGGATATCCAGCTCTGGTATTTTTAGACGAAAATGCTCAACCCATTACCAATTTGATGGGATATTTCTCTGCCAAAGAATTAGAGCCTTATATCACTATGTTTTCTAAAGGCGAATATAAAAACATCAAAACCCGTGAACAATGGGAAAATTATCAAAAGAAGTTTAAATCAAAGATTAAAGAGTAA
- a CDS encoding peptide MFS transporter, translating into MNLTLEQIQDFKGKYPRQIWSLFFSEMWERFCFYGMRGMLVFFMISQLNFGDEQANLQYGATQAFVYAFTFVGGLFADKILGFRKSLFWGGLLMIVGSIILSIDPHQFFFLGIAFTVIGTGFFKPNISTMVGKLYKAGDSRTDAGFSLFYAGINLGALLGGYFCIAIGKGEMFSSFIPEDKRWNVAFSLAAIVMVVSLVNFIFTQRRLGPIGLQPQTLNADGTFSPMAKWKEYGVYVLSLVFVPIIMTMVSITEYTDLFMYIVGPLTLIYLFYEMTKVTPAERKKLWAALVFIIFSILFWGIYEQSGGSLSIFAANNLNKDLLGLDPNGVNNSGGAFFIIFLAPIIGLLWIWLSERKLEPNTLIKFGLGFIFLGLGYYVLFATKFFANLQGITSLNIFTIALLIITFGELCLSPIGLSIMTKLSTEKLQGMMMGMWFLASAYGQYVAGIIGANMASAKEGATNYEKLITYTEGYKDLGIYALVAGLVLILISPFVKKLMQEVH; encoded by the coding sequence ATGAATTTAACTCTCGAACAAATTCAAGATTTTAAAGGCAAATATCCTCGCCAGATTTGGTCACTCTTTTTCTCTGAAATGTGGGAACGTTTCTGCTTCTACGGAATGCGCGGAATGCTTGTGTTCTTCATGATTTCTCAACTCAATTTCGGAGACGAACAAGCCAATCTTCAATATGGAGCTACTCAAGCTTTTGTATATGCTTTTACTTTTGTGGGCGGACTTTTTGCAGATAAAATCCTTGGTTTTAGAAAATCTTTATTTTGGGGAGGTTTACTGATGATTGTTGGGAGTATTATTTTATCTATAGATCCACATCAGTTTTTCTTTTTAGGAATTGCTTTTACGGTAATTGGAACAGGTTTTTTTAAACCCAATATTTCTACTATGGTAGGAAAACTTTATAAAGCGGGAGATTCTAGAACAGATGCAGGTTTCTCACTTTTTTATGCAGGAATCAACTTAGGCGCTTTATTGGGTGGTTATTTCTGTATCGCTATTGGTAAAGGCGAAATGTTTTCTAGTTTTATTCCAGAAGATAAAAGATGGAACGTAGCTTTCAGTTTGGCAGCTATTGTTATGGTGGTAAGTTTGGTGAATTTTATCTTTACTCAAAGAAGATTAGGACCAATTGGTTTACAGCCTCAAACATTAAATGCAGATGGAACTTTTTCACCTATGGCAAAATGGAAAGAATATGGAGTTTATGTCCTTTCTTTGGTTTTTGTACCTATAATTATGACGATGGTTTCTATAACCGAATACACAGATTTGTTTATGTATATTGTAGGTCCATTGACGCTCATTTATCTATTCTATGAAATGACAAAGGTTACACCTGCCGAAAGAAAAAAACTTTGGGCAGCTTTGGTTTTTATTATTTTCTCTATTCTTTTCTGGGGAATTTATGAGCAGAGTGGAGGTTCTTTGAGCATTTTTGCTGCGAATAATCTGAACAAAGACTTACTAGGATTAGATCCGAATGGAGTGAACAATTCTGGAGGTGCATTTTTCATTATTTTCTTAGCACCAATTATTGGTTTATTATGGATTTGGTTAAGTGAAAGAAAACTGGAACCCAATACTTTAATCAAATTCGGATTAGGATTTATCTTTTTAGGATTAGGATATTACGTACTTTTTGCGACTAAATTTTTCGCGAATCTTCAAGGGATAACTTCTCTCAATATTTTCACAATTGCTTTATTGATCATTACTTTTGGCGAATTATGCTTATCGCCAATTGGTTTGTCTATTATGACGAAACTTTCTACTGAAAAGTTACAAGGAATGATGATGGGAATGTGGTTTTTGGCTTCAGCTTACGGACAATATGTTGCAGGAATTATTGGTGCAAACATGGCTTCAGCAAAGGAAGGTGCAACCAACTATGAAAAACTAATTACTTACACAGAAGGATATAAAGATTTAGGAATCTATGCTTTAGTAGCTGGTTTGGTACTGATTTTGATATCTCCTTTTGTGAAAAAATTAATGCAAGAGGTTCATTAA